AATTGCATCAAGGAAGAAACATGCGACAGATCTGCAAGTTATCAAGTTGTTGTACATCTTTTCAACATAAATATCACTGTTGCTGCCTACCAGACTTCACATGATTCTTTGATGGTTTTGTGACAGCAGAAAAACAATGTCTCACTTGAGCAGCACTCGTTGAAGTACAACTTAATTGGTCTATAGAAGTGTCCCATTCCTGTTTCTCCCATAATAGCACAAAATGGGTACCTCGCAACGACAAAACACCAGCATACTCTTTGAGACAACATTGAACTTGTCACCAAAAAGACCACCAATCCCGGGATCCAACTAGCTCTACGGCAAATATGATGATCCTGCCAGGCGCGGACACGGAGTCCGCCAACTGATGCTGTTGGGCGCAGACACAGGGTCCGCCGACTGAGGCTGTCGGGCGCAGACGCGGGGTCCGCCGACTGATGCTGTCGGGCGCGGACGCGCGGTCTGCCGACTGATGTTGTCGGGCGTGGACACGGAGTCCGCCGACTGATGTTGTCGGGCACGGACGCGGGGTCCGCCGACTGATGCTGTCGAGCGCGGACGCGGAGTCCGCCGACTGATGATGTCGATAAAAGCCGGCTGCGGGCTACAGCCGGCATGGCTTGCTTccagtgggggcgcgccagcgcacccactgggtgtagccttTGAGCCTCCGAGCGAGGGGGGGGGGCTTCCCACgtaaatgatcatgcaaaagtcAAAGTTAGTCCGCGCAAATATATCAAATATTTGCTTTTAGCATTGCAAGTTTTATGCAGAgagtgccgactcggtttcgtccgagccccctataatctttttcatgttccctccactctttggcttctgctctcgcttgccggacagccgcgctgcggtctgtggctgagaatgggccgcggagtggagtgtacagtactcagactctgggagcaGATTCGACCGAGCAGATACTTATAAAACGGCCGGGTCGCCCGAACcatttttcttcccggacgtttttcacgtgggtggcctccagcgtttGCTCTTGCTTACCGGACAGCCGCCCTGCGGTCTGTAGCCAAGACAAAAGTGAGGCTTCAATATCGTGCATGCTACTAAGCCGTTTGCAGGAACGAACGTCTCAGGCCATTCGACCAGCCTTCgagccaactctggctggcgccgagGCGAACAGTGGTGCAACTATAATAAAGGCGGAGGTGGTACCCGAGCGTCGCTCAGGGTTATCCATGTTTGCGTGGTGCAAAATcatgcgggtgaggagctcacattgctTTTGGCGCGGTCGGGTGGAGATGATCTCCGGCAGGCGGCCCGAGCCTCCGGGCGCTCGAGGGATGCCCAGCCGGTCAGGCCCATCCGACCAGGCGGCGGAACGGGAGGCGGCCTAGCCGGCCCTCCAGCCGGCTATGCAGCCGCTCATGCAGGAGGATGCGCAGCTGGCCGTGCATGTACGCACGTACTTTGTACGTAATTTTTTCTCATCCGGCTAAGTAGCCGGACGCaatattctctctctctctcttttctttttagAGCCGGCCTGAAGACTTTTCTTCAGCCGGCTAGCAGGCAGTcggcctctctttttttctctttctcAATTTATTTCTTGCAGCAGCCGGCAGGAAGGAGCCAGAGCCACAACCGGCCACAGGCGGAGGATGCCAGCGCGCGAGTGCGTGGCAAGAGGCGGGTGAGGGCAAGCGGGCGCGGGGCGATGCAGCCGGTTGCGGAGGTGCTTGGGAGCGGGGGCCGGAGCCGGCAAGGAGCACGGCAGGCAGACCGGCGCATCAGGCGGGCGCGGGAGCCGGCCTGGGATGGTGCGCGGAGGCGGACCCGGCTAGCGGCGAGCCGAAGGCGGCGAACGGCGGGGCCGACGCGCGAGAGGTGCAGCACCAGGCGCGGGCGCGGCTGGACGGCCGCAGGGGAGCCGAAGGCGGGGCGCGCGCAGCAGGCGGGCGCGGGAGCCGAACTGGGGAGTCAccggggcgcggggaggaggtgCGCGTAGGCGGTAGGAGGTAGCAGCAGAGGCAGTGGCTCCGCAGCGCCAGCAGGGGAACTGCAGGCGTCGGCACGCGCAACAGCAGCGCGAGCAGCGCGAGCAGCGCCAGCCACAGGCGCGCGCGGGAGGAGCTGGAGCACGCTAGCAGAGGCAGCGGCGTCGGCGGAGCGGAGCCAGGCGCGACCGGccggccggagcggcggcggagcgCAGACGTCGGGGGCGCTCGGGAGAGgatggacggcgaggcggcgctgtTAGCAGATGGCGAGGCGAACGGAGTTGCAAGCCAGAGCAACGGCGAGGCTTACGCAGCCGGTGAGCCTGAGGCGCGCGCACAAGCTGAGCTAGTACGAATGCTGCTGCTGAATCCATTGGGTTCGCTAGCTAGCTATGCACGAACGCGTGTATGCACAGGGACCGAGCGCTACAGGAGAGACGGTAACGCCGCGGCGGAGGCGATGAAGAAAAAAGGGTCCCTCCCGGAAAGCGGTTCCAACAGCAGCTTGCCCCATGGTGTGCGTCAACTGTCAAAGTATTCTCGCGTCAGTCCGCAGGGGTATCacgagtcgacagatgccacggGGTGGCTTGAGGTGAGAGCAAGACTGTCGTGGAATATCCGGGGACAGGTATGCAAGTAGCACGCGctaatttacccaggttcgggactGTCCGGAAAGACAATACCCCTACTCTTGTATGTCTAAATATATAGTATACATGTCTAGCAATACCGAGTTGCTCCTGAAGCTGTATCTGGGATCAGTGCCATAGACATCTGACTTTGTATATGCGGGTGGCCAGATGGCCATACAGGCTCTTGTGGCCGTGGGAGTTCATCctcctggatggatggatgtgcgGGACACGGAGTAATTGCGCTAGAGCTCATATGCTCGCGATATCAGGTGCGTCCGTGCAGGCATTGGGATGTGGACTAATTTTTTATACGATGCCTGTTGGATTGTGGGAAAATGCGTGGGGTAAGATAATACGTATGCGTCAGAGCTGTGAGGTGGGCCAAGTTATGGGCGCCCGTCAACCTGTGACGGACTGAGCCGTGGGTCAGAACCGCTAGAATCTATGTGATCCGTGGCCCAGAAAGTTTACTTTCCGTCACAGGACGCCAGATTCGTCTTGAATGCAAACCCTGGCTCCTCTGCCTCAGCGCCGCAGAGGGGAGAGGGAGCGAGAAGAAGAACAGGCGACCCGACGCGCCATGGAGTTCCTAATGCAGCCAGTCCACAGGTATGCCGTTTTGATCCGATTTCTTCCAGCGTACAGCACGATTTGAAGTTTGTGCGGCAGACTGCTTAGTTTTCTCTGCTTTGGATGGCACAGACCCACTATTTTTGAGGAGGTCGGGAAGAGCCTGGTGCCGGAAGGTTCGCCGGCATTTgggacaaggcgaacggcggtTGAGGTGGTGCTGCACGAGGGAATAGTTTTGAGCGGGGACGAGCGGGTCTGCCCGGCGTCAGGAGCGGCGACGTTGAGTGGCCAAGGACGAATCTGTAGTGGTGCGCCGGCGGCGGCTATGAGCGGCAAAGGACGAATATGCAGCGTGGTGCAGGCGGCAGTGGTGAGAAAGTACAGCTCGCCTCCCACGTCTGAGCTGTCCACGGGAAAATGAATCCCCAGGCTCCTGATTGGAATAAGAGGCGAGGGGAATTGAGTATACATTTTTAGCAGCATTAGTACTAAATTCAGACGTGGTTTGTTTACTGGTGGAAAATGATTGTTTGATACGAATTGCTCTGGTTGCTGGTTAGTTTGTACTATTAGTTTGATCTATGAGCCCCATATCAATGCATGGTGTCCTTTGGATTTAGAGTGAAAGCTTACTGCTACTACTCTGAAGAATTTGAAGTACTGAACTTTCAGGATGACTATGGCCATGCATTGATTGTTTACAATTTTCAAGCTAGTAATCCATCGTTTTATGTATCAGTTACTGTAGTTTCAGATGCAAATTTTTTGACTGCTGGATTAAAATGATTGACGCAACCATGTGTGATCAGTTATCAGGTTGCGGATTGGTGCTGCTGGCCCCAACAGGCACCTTGCACTACCTGTGTAAGCACGTTCGAGAAGGCAGTGGGGGTGTCCACGGAAAAGCCGACGGCAGATAATGTAATCATTCAAGTGCTGGGTACTGGTACCTTTGACTCGCTTGGAGAAGCATATGATTTGTACAACTTGTATTCTTGGGAGGAAAGGATTTGGTATAAGATATGGGAAAAGCTAGTTAAATGTGGAGAGGGTGAAGTGCATGCAGGAAATTGTCTGCCGGTGTTCGGTGAGGAAATCTATGTCTGATATTAATGTGTATGCTCGTAGAATTAGACGAAGATTATGTCAAGCATACGATTTCTGAACACAATCTTTATGTTTACAGGGGGAAAGCTGGTGTGGAGAACACAAGGTCCCTTCGGTGTGAATGCCCAGCGTTGATAAGGCTATTAGCCTGTTACGGACTAACCACTCACTTTCACTAAATTTCGGTGAGACTATCCACTGGCCGTCCCAAAAGCACATTGATGTGTACAACAGGGACCTGATAAAACAGTTGCGGTAGAATAATGTCAACCTTGCTAAGGTGTATAGCATAGTAGGTAGTATTTTTGGATCGATGAAAAATGTGTCATTTGTAAAGAGGTCTTTGCGTAATCTGTGCGGATGTAAGGAAAGCAATGGAGGTCTTTGCAGAAACTACAACTACATCATGAATGAGCCCTGTGAAGTGTGAGTAGATTCCTCATCCTTTCATAAAAATTGATGACATGTTTCTGTGTTGGTTTCATAATTATGGAGCATCTGATAACAAGTAAAAACAACATGTGATGCAGGGAGGACAGATGGGTCATGCTTGACCACTATTACAGGGAATACAATGGTCTGTACCTTGAACGACGACTGGAAGAGGTGAATTTTGAGTTGGGAAACGATAAGCATAGTATGTACTCCTGTATTGCAAAAAAACAATTGTAGCACAAGTGATTGCAAAACGAGTTGGCTTATCTGAGAAGCAGATTGCTTACAAAGTGACCTCGACGAAAGGGAACAAGGGTGAGCTACCAAGCTTCATGATCGAGGAAGTGTTGTTCTGAACTCTGAAGGTGGTGATCAGTTGTGTTGATTGACTATGAGTACTATAACGAAGACAATGAGGTAGTAATTAGGTCTTCCGCATTTTGGTGGAGTTGTTACTTAGCTCGGGAGTGCTCCCAATACCCACTTGGTTAAGTGCAAAAAAGTGTCGAGGACTAGTGGCATGTATTTTGTGTTCGTACCTTGTTGTCAACCGAGGTACGGACTAGTAGGCAATCAAATTAGGAGAATGTTAGCTTCCATCCCAGCTGTTGTGGCAAGGAAGTGCATGAAATCCCAGTTCTATTTTGCCCAGCGTGTAAGCAGTCACTTCTAATTTACATTTGTGGCTTATGTGTGAAAACAAAGAATATGTGTTCTCTCTGCCTGTGTTGAACCTGTGGCATGTATTCCAGAAAAAAAATGTGCTGCGTTCCAGAAATGCTTGATGTATTGGATGCCCCGGGGGCAGGGGGGTCGGGAGGGCTCTGGGTTTCAGATAGCAATGCTGTAATTGCAGAACAATGAATGGGAAAGCGATAGACAACATAGCGGTGTGGAGGAATAATTGGGGAGCCGATACAAAACATATAGGTAACATGGTTGCAGCCTCTGGTTTCCATTTCCGAAAATGATCAAATGTGACATGAAAACAAAGGTAACCACGCACAAGGACTGAAAAAGAATGAAATAGGAAGTGGGAGCTTGATAGGCGCCATAGATCGCACGTTCATAGATGAGCTCAACATGCTTCATAAAAAGAAAGGATGAAGAAAAATAGTAAGTCGAAGCAGAAATAGTTGTCGTTCATGATATTATCATTGATATTTACAAAAGTCAGTCTGGCACATAACGATTAGAAGGCAGATAGCGGCAAGTGTCTGATGATCAGTCTAACGCAAATGGCGCTGTTGCAGGCCCCTTCCTAGTTGTTGAACACAGAATCAGATGCCACGCATTGTGCGCAAGTGCAGAGAAGTTGCCCTGAAGCTTCAAGCACACTCATGGAGGGCGTCCTTCTTTGTTTTGGAGACGTTGTGCTGTGCAATTATGTGCATCCACGTGTCAAGTGCGAATAAATATCTAGTTGTGGAGTTTAAGAATGTGAAGGTGACTACAACAAGGATGTAGAAAGAGTTGACCTTTGTAAGCTGAAGCTTAAGCTTTTCTCCATCGAAGTGACAAGCGATGTGGATCATGCATGTCCCTGTCTCGGCTCTGGAAATGTGGCACAGGACATAGTGTGTGAGATATTGCCGAAAACACATGGAGGCCGGGATGCGGGGTCTTACAGTATGAAGATGGCATCAGTGGTTGGATTGTGCTTGACGCCCCAATTTTCCTTGCTTCGTCGGCCATCCAGCATAGAATTCGTTCAAACATGAAAACAATGCATTGTGCAACTCCCAGTCTGTGCCCTGATCTCGTTCCTTGGTCGGATGACTATTAGAAATTTTCGTGTACAGTGGGTCAAaaacatttgttatttttgtcaCCATGTCAATTGTCAAAGATTCGCACCATCCAGCCCTCTGGGCGTGGCACTGGAATAATGAACTGCAAGTAGGAAAGATAATTGGGCAACAGTTGTAAGGTGCTACGGATTGAGGATCGGCTGGTCCAGTAAACATCTAAGTGCACAGCTACGTACCATTTGGGATGATGTAATGTCATACTTCATCGGCCGCCGTCATCGGCCGCCGTGTCCCCCTCGCAGCTTCCTTCGTCAGACACCTCCCTGGGAAGAAAGGAACGGTAAGACTGAGCAATCATGGATGTGGAAACAGGTTTCCGTCAGTCGTAGGACAACTGAATATTCCAATAATTTTGGCAAAAGTACTTAGTGCACAGTCAAGCATATAGCCATGATGGATAACAAAATGTTGCAGAGAAATGGATGCCTAGCAAACAAAGGTAGCAGAAAAATGGTTTAGCAAGTTCTGGTGAGAAAATGCTTGGTTGACCAATAATTGTTTGATCAGATCTTTCTAGTTGTAAATGCATTAGACGATCTCGCTAGTGCACATCCAGCTATACAAATGCGGAAAGGCTTGATTGTAACTGTTGCAGGAATCTCTGGCACTAAAAATGGTGGTAATGCGAGAGAAAACTTTTAAAATAATAATACAAGTCTCTAAAACAGTAGATCTTACTCCTGATTACAAATCTAATTAGATGTGGTGAAGCAGGTGAGTTGAAATGATGACTGAAGGTACTGGATGATCACTTGCCGAAAAGTACAGTTCCTCACAGTGACACCCATCATCGCATAGTAAGGTTGGTAATTAAACGGAAGGAACAGTACTCATGACTGGCAGCAGTAGTATTTTATTACTGAAAACCATGCTAACACGAGAGCACAGGCAGAAATAAGAACCATCACGGCTAAAAGGGCTGAGCGCTTAGTACCAAAACCTAATTGGGGTTACATAGGTTCGTAGTACATCTTGCACGCTGCCACCTGGATCTTTTTAACTAGGAAGAAAGCCTAATTGTTGTGTTGCCCGAAAATCAGAACCAACAACGCTATGACAAGCAGCAGGTTGGTGCGGCCAGGAGCACCAAAATGCGGTGGGCGTCAGACGAGCAGCACGGCGAAGAACCACGGTGAGTGGGCGACTGCTGAATCTGTGGTTGGGGACGTACATGTGCGGCTTGGTGGTCGATCTGTGTTCCGCCAGGGAAAGCATTGCCCCCGGCGAGATCTGTGCTGGAGAGACGAGGCTGGATGCACGGAGAGCGGCTGCTGCAATCCGTACCCCTGGGAGAGGAGAGGCCATGGCGACTTAGCTCCGGCAGGTCAGTGTCGTTGGATCTCATGAAGCCACATAGTCAAGCCTGCGGTGATGGTGGAAATGAAAGTAAATCTAGGATTGGAAGAgaaatcatacatatttgtttACGCACTTGTTGAACCGGACTCCGACCGTGAGACGAAGGTGACGTCCTTGCCACCGCAATGCGGACAAGGGATGAGCGGAAGCGTCTCCCCATGGTGGTGCGAGGAAGAAGCTGAGAGGACATGGCCGCCGATCTGGTTTCTTGCGAGGTTGGACGGGATAAGGAGAGAGGAGGAGCAGGAAGGATCCAGAGATGGGTGTTGGTTAGACAGTAATAAGATGGGGAGGGTGGCCGTTAAGGTATGAAGCCCGAGCCGTGGCACAGAACACAGCCGCCCCGTCTGAGCCGGTTCGAGCGCGACGGCGACAGTGGCATCACGTGGGGTAGGTAGGTGGGCCTTGACACAGACATAGACAAGATATACAATTAGGAATACATATGAATATACGAAGTGCGTTGCGAATCTTGACGCCACGGAATGGCTGAGATATCCAGTGCATGTGAGCTCGAGCTCAGATTAGCACTTTCGGGATGTGCGCCCATATATATAGGCTTGGGTAGCTTACTTTCTAAGCTAGGTAGTGGCATGGTGGGCAGGCGGGTATGGGGCACCATGCCCATGAGATTGTGTGTGCGTGATGTGCATGCCTCTTTGTCTCTGGTGCACTTTATAAAACAGTGCCCAGGGACAAGTACACTGTAGATGATGTCGCCACTACTATTCATCAACAGTACACCGCTGCGAGGTATGGTCGTCTCGTCCGTGTCGTGTCCGATGGGACGCGTAGTTGACTTCACGTAGCAGGCCGACTCGAGCAGCCGGATGGAGAGCAGGCCGGGCAGCCGGGTGGCGGGCCGGCCCGGGTAGTCAGACAGGGGGTCGTCTGAGGCGGCCTGAGCAGTTGGACTGAGGGGCTtcctagccccgatgtcttgaaatattgtctcgcTGTCTTCGGGGTATACGTGGTCAATTACCCTGACACGAATATTGCTATTTGCTCCGGTAGTAACCGATATATTTTTAGATGTCTAATATTCAGTTGTGTGAATATATTCAGTGCAATAGATAATATTTCGTATTATATGTGGATGTCAAATATTTAGGTCTGTCATTTTTTTGGTTGGTACGGTACTATTTgtaatctctactcctaatggagcagttggtagtctccgccGGTCAATTTTCGTCCCACCACTTTTGTCCGGTTTTTTCCTTAGGTTTTTTTGGTTCCGTCCACCACCTCCCCTCCGCTGGTTTTACCGTCGCGACAGAACCAATCCCTCGCTAGCCCTACCTCGTCTCCCATCTCCAgtcgcagccgccgccgccgcaccccaaTCCAACCCCGCCGCCGGCGATCTCCTCGCCCccctgcgccgccgcccccaacCTTCTATTCCTCTCCCAAGGGAAGGGAAGGGAAGGCAAGGGAAGGGAAGGGAGAGGGAGCACCCAAATCCACGGCGGCATCAGCGCGTCGTCGTCGACCTGATCCGCGTCCGTCCTCGAGGGAGGTCGGCCATGGAGGTCCGACCCGGCCCGGCAGTAGCCATGGACGGACGGAGATGCTCCAATCCCTACCCTCAAGGACGACGCCTCAACCTTCAAGGACGCGCGCCGGCGACCGCGGATCTCCGGTGACGGCTATGGTGAGTGTGTACCTGCGGACGTTCTTCCTCGAATTCATCATCTCCCCCTGCTCGTGATTTCTTCCTTGGTTTATTTTCTTTTGTGTGCAGGACGACTGCCCCGGATCTGGACGCACGACCTGCAGCTGCAACAGCAGCTGGACGACCGAACGCACGagccctccctccctccctcatGGCTCTGCTTCCTCCCCTCCGTCACCGCCGAGGACCAGCTCGCCGctctcgccgccgtcgcccgcgcctgCGCCGGGCTCGTGGCCGCGCGGACCGCGCCCCTCTGCGCCGTGCTCCAGGACCGCTTGAGAAACCGCCGCCGATCTCGTCGCTACGATCCGCTTGAGGAGCCGCCGCCGATCTCGTCGCTACGATCCGCTTGAGGAGCCGCCGCCGATCCCCATCCAGGTCACAGCCGGTATAGACGTTCTGGCGCCAAGATCGGCTATAGTCGGAAATAGGTATTATATGTACTCCTTTTTCCTCCTTTTTCTAAAATTAACTATTTGGAACAGGAGCTGCCACATCTGCAAGATCAGTATCCTGAAATTCACAAATCAGCAATAGCAAGATCAGCTACACAGGATCAATTGACAAATCAGCAGATCTAGGTGAGCTACTCCATTTTGACTATGGTTGTAACAGTGTCAACAGTATGAGTAATTTGACATCTGTGATTTACTCCATCTGCTACTGTACTTTAGTTTAGTTTACTTATTAATCAAAAATCTTAAAGGAGTACTCCAATTCATCGTTAAAACAGTTTATGCAAGCACTAAAGGAACAGTTTCAGTTAATTCTAATTAACTAGGAAAGTTTCAGCTAATTTAAAAAGGAAAAGTTTTAGTTAATTTTAATTaaaagaagagaagagaagagaatagcagagcaagcaatgctactgctccAAGCTAATCTGACTGCAGATCAGAAACTACTGCAAGCAGCTCCATGAAAAGGAGTATTTTGGCACTCAACTGCAGAATACACAAATCTCTACAGCAAGCTACTCCAAGCAGTACACCAACTAATGTCACTTCAAGCAGTACTACACCAACTAAGGTCACTTAAAGCAGTAGTACACCAAGATACAAATACTGATGTTACTTAAAGCAGTAATCTCTTCAGTTAACTATAGCTACAAATACTGCAAGCTACTGCCAATGACCAAGTACTAACACCAAGCTACACCAAGTACTGTATGAGTACCATTGAACTACTCCAATAAGAACTACTAGATCATTGAACTACTCCACGGTGCAGTAATATAAATTCAGTTAAGTGCTTTAAATTTCGTCAAATTTGATTAATGGAAAAGATTCACCTAGCAAGGTTTATTTGACATGGAGTAGTTTATTTGATAGGAGTAAACACTAGCAATATTTGACAGTAAAAGCAATATTGAATGGAGTAAACATTAGCACTAATTGAAATGAGTAAACACTAGCAATATTGACATGGAGTAGTTTATTTGACACTAGCATTACTGCTGATAATAGCAACATTAATACATGGAGTAGTTTATTTGACAGGAGtaaacaatagtaacagggtgtGTGGTCAAGGGGGTGTGTGTGCTCAGACAAGAAGAGAGCAAGCAAGCAAGCAGTTAACTGAAACTGAAAAAGGGTGTGTGTGCTCAGACAAGGAGGAGAATTCAGAGAAGAGAAATTAACTGTAATTCAAGCAAAAGCAACAGGCAAGCACTGCTGCAAAATTCAGCACAATCAGTTGATTTTTGCTTGCTTTGTCTGCACTTCAAAATTCAGCACAATCAGTAGGCAGTACTGCATAATTTTAAAAGGATTTGAATCCGTCTGTACTTCACCTAAAATTCACCTAAGAGCTACTGCAAGCAGGTCTACTTGCTTTTGGGGTGTTCTTGCACAAACTGTTTGTCTGCAATGCCACATAAGCATGTGTGCTAAACCTGTCTGTCTAAAGCAAGCAAACACCAAACAATTTTTCAGCTAAATCTGTCTGCTCCAATCTGTTTGTTGAAGTCTACTTGCACAAATCCGTCTGCTGCTGCTTGCTCCAAGAacaagaagagaagagaagagcaGTAATCTTGCACAAATCTGTCTGCTACTGCTTGCACAAATCTCTACAAGGTCTACTGCTCCAAGCAAGCAAGCAGCGCAAGAGAAGATCTGAAGATGACAGGAGAAGGGGAAAAGGAGACCTTTTTAATCCGGCGAGCTCCTTGCTGAGCTCCTCCACCCGCATCTTTGCCTTGAGCGCGTAGCCATCCGCGGACACGGGGTCTCCGCGTTTCCACCCTGGCGGCACCCAGTACGGGTCGACGCGGATCTCCCGGCGCAGGGCCGCGAGCTCGTCCGGCTCGAGCCAGTACTCCATGGCGCCGTCGGCGTTGTGGCAGCGGCAGATGCGCTCGGCCTCCTCCATGGCGCCATCGGTGTGC
This sequence is a window from Aegilops tauschii subsp. strangulata cultivar AL8/78 chromosome 7, Aet v6.0, whole genome shotgun sequence. Protein-coding genes within it:
- the LOC109752733 gene encoding protein AMEIOTIC 1 homolog, with protein sequence MEEAERICRCHNADGAMEYWLEPDELAALRREIRVDPYWVPPGWKRGDPVSADGYALKAKMRVEELSKELAGLKREVSDEGSCEGDTAADDGGR